The following nucleotide sequence is from Mesorhizobium sp. J8.
CGACCTCTACATCCAGACGGCGGTTGAGACGCCGCAGAACCTGACGCGCCGCCAGCGCGAATTGCTGGAAGAGTTCGAGCAACTCTCCTCGAAGGAGAACTCGCCCCAGTCGAGCGGCTTTTTCGCCCGCATGAAGGATTTCTTCGAGTCGTTCGGCGAAAACTGACCGTCACGGCCCTGTATTCGCACGGCTTGGAGGGGGCGATCCGCTTCCCAAGCGTCATCAACACCTTATGCCAGCTTGACGCCTTGCCTTGTCCCACCCACCTGCTAAGTAGCGGATCGGGGGCGGAGCATTGAGGAGAGCTCGCGATGGCACGTAGTCCCGGGTTGCGCAAAGCGCTGGCCGAAAAATTCGACGACGAGCTGAAGTTCTTCAAGGGCTGGATCGATAAGCCGAAAACGGTCGGCTCGATCGTTCCCACCAGTTCCATCACCGCCCGCAAGATGGCCTCGATCGTCAACCCGAGATCGGGCCTGCCGGTGCTCGAGGTCGGGCCTGGCACCGGCGTCATCACCCGCGCCATCCTCGCCCAGGGCGTGAAGCCCGAAAACCTCTATGCGGTCGAATATTCGACCGACTTCGTGCGCCATCTGCGCGGGCTCTATCCCGGCGTCAACGTGATCGAGGGCGACGCCTTCGACCTCGACGCCACGCTCGGCGACAAGCGCGACATGATGTTCGATTCGGTCGTCTCAGGCGTGCCGCTGCTCAACTTCCCGGTCGCCCAGCGCATCGCCTATGTCGAAAGCCTGCTCGACCGCATTCCCGCCGGAAGGCCGATTGTACAACTCACCTATGGCCCGCTGTCGCCGATCCCGGCCGGCCGCGGCGACTACACGGTCGAGCATTTCGATTTCATCTTCCGCAACATCCCGCCGACGCAGCTGTGGATCTATCGGCGGCCGTCGCACTAGGGATAAGGGAGCAGGGGAGTAAGGCAGTAGGGGAATAGGGAATGAACGTTCAGCTTCCACACCGTCCCTACTGCCCTGTTCCCTTACTCCCCTACTCCCGTAGCGAAGCAGGCCAATGGCAGTGATCCCACGAATCCTCGTCTTCGCCGGCTCGGTCCGGACCGGCGCCTATAGCGGCCGGACCGCCGATGTGGCGCAGAAGGAGCTCGCCATGCAGGGCGCGGAGGTGACGCGCATCTCGCTCGGCGACTATCCGCTGCCGATCATGGACGAGGACCTGGAGAAGGACAGAGGCATCCCCGATAACGCCGTCAAGCTCGGCCGCCAGATCGCCGCGCATGACGGGCTCTTGATCGCGACGCCGGAATATAACGGCTCGATCCCGCCCTTGCTCAAGAACGCGATCGACTGGGTGAGCCGGATACGGCGCGAGGGCAGCCGTTCGTTCAGGCCGCTTTACGGCAAACCCGTCGCGCTCTGCTCGTCCTCGGAAGGCAAATTCGCCGGCATACGCTGCATCAATCATCTGCGCGCGGTGCTGGTGCGCTGCCAGATGGAGGTGATCACGCCGGAATGCTCGGTCTCCGAGGCTGGCGAAGCCTTCGCCGAGGACGGACAATTCAAGGATGCCAGACTACACCAATCGATGGAGCGCCTATGCCGCA
It contains:
- the pmtA gene encoding phospholipid N-methyltransferase PmtA; translation: MARSPGLRKALAEKFDDELKFFKGWIDKPKTVGSIVPTSSITARKMASIVNPRSGLPVLEVGPGTGVITRAILAQGVKPENLYAVEYSTDFVRHLRGLYPGVNVIEGDAFDLDATLGDKRDMMFDSVVSGVPLLNFPVAQRIAYVESLLDRIPAGRPIVQLTYGPLSPIPAGRGDYTVEHFDFIFRNIPPTQLWIYRRPSH
- a CDS encoding NADPH-dependent FMN reductase, encoding MAVIPRILVFAGSVRTGAYSGRTADVAQKELAMQGAEVTRISLGDYPLPIMDEDLEKDRGIPDNAVKLGRQIAAHDGLLIATPEYNGSIPPLLKNAIDWVSRIRREGSRSFRPLYGKPVALCSSSEGKFAGIRCINHLRAVLVRCQMEVITPECSVSEAGEAFAEDGQFKDARLHQSMERLCRTLIETARMLSTRIEA